One genomic segment of Deinococcus sp. LM3 includes these proteins:
- a CDS encoding DUF475 domain-containing protein gives MKTIREFFGFSILVTVVCLVVAAWDGYVRGGSTWTALANALIIAVLLGVLEVSLSFDNAVVNASVLRTMSEKWQRRFLTWGILIAVFGMRFIFPIVIVAATSGLGMIEVVRAAFGEPEFYAQQLEKAHVSISAFGGAFLMMVFLKYFMDPDKEEHWLKRTEGALARIGKLDTVQAVIVGTLLLVITQYFVAPEEKLQALSAGFIGLLVYLVMDAIGNLFEADNVTAKAGAAGFSAFMYLEILDASFSLDGVIGAFALTTDIVLIAAGLTIGAIFVRSLTIMMVKKGTLEAYRFLEHGAHYGIGALAIIMLISMNRNVHIPEVITGLIGAGFIVVAVIASLRANKRDLPA, from the coding sequence ATGAAAACCATTCGTGAGTTCTTCGGTTTCTCCATTCTCGTCACCGTCGTGTGCCTCGTGGTCGCGGCGTGGGACGGATACGTCCGCGGGGGCAGTACCTGGACGGCCCTCGCCAACGCCCTGATCATCGCCGTGCTGCTGGGCGTCCTTGAAGTCAGCCTGTCGTTCGACAACGCCGTCGTGAACGCCAGCGTCCTGCGCACCATGAGCGAGAAGTGGCAGCGCCGCTTCCTGACCTGGGGCATCCTGATCGCCGTGTTCGGCATGCGCTTCATCTTCCCGATCGTGATCGTGGCCGCGACCTCGGGTCTGGGCATGATCGAGGTCGTCCGCGCCGCCTTCGGTGAGCCCGAATTCTACGCCCAGCAGCTGGAGAAAGCGCACGTGTCCATCAGCGCCTTCGGCGGCGCGTTCCTGATGATGGTGTTCCTGAAGTACTTCATGGACCCCGACAAGGAAGAGCACTGGCTCAAGCGGACCGAGGGTGCCCTGGCCCGCATCGGGAAACTGGACACCGTGCAGGCCGTGATCGTCGGCACGCTGCTGCTGGTCATCACGCAGTACTTCGTGGCCCCCGAGGAGAAACTCCAGGCCCTGAGCGCCGGGTTCATCGGCCTGCTGGTCTATCTCGTCATGGACGCCATCGGCAACCTGTTCGAGGCGGACAACGTGACCGCCAAGGCCGGCGCGGCGGGCTTCAGCGCCTTCATGTACCTGGAAATCCTGGACGCCAGTTTCAGCCTCGACGGCGTGATCGGCGCGTTCGCCCTGACGACCGACATCGTGCTGATCGCCGCCGGTCTGACCATCGGCGCGATTTTCGTGCGTTCGCTGACCATCATGATGGTCAAGAAAGGCACCCTGGAAGCCTACCGGTTCCTGGAACACGGCGCGCACTACGGCATCGGCGCGCTGGCGATCATCATGCTGATCAGCATGAACCGCAACGTGCACATCCCCGAAGTCATCACGGGCCTGATCGGCGCGGGCTTCATCGTGGTGGCCGTGATTGCCAGCCTCCGCGCGAACAAACGCGACCTGCCCGCCTGA
- a CDS encoding fimbria/pilus periplasmic chaperone, whose protein sequence is MQKTDRWTLRNVCCALLLLAGPAAAQGFGFTPTVLNLDPTRTLSTQTTMLNTSRTAAKFRVEARAWKVVNGEMVLQDTRDLVVNPTEFVLPGGGSQVVRVGLRKKPGAQELTFRLIVQQQPYGQSVPQSVVNADGIDIKLDMPTNYSLPVYIAPPGTAPRMTYDVQAASGALTLRLENAGTRHETFNALTARRGDLSVNVPSFAMLGGARQSVRLEGLEKASGPLTLLFMNAEGKASRVTLPLP, encoded by the coding sequence GTGCAGAAGACAGACCGCTGGACCCTGCGAAACGTTTGCTGCGCGCTGCTGTTGCTGGCCGGCCCGGCCGCCGCGCAGGGGTTCGGGTTCACGCCGACCGTCCTGAACCTCGACCCGACCCGGACGCTCAGCACGCAGACGACCATGCTGAACACCAGCCGCACCGCCGCGAAATTCCGGGTGGAGGCCCGCGCCTGGAAAGTCGTGAACGGCGAGATGGTCCTGCAAGACACCCGCGACCTGGTGGTGAACCCCACCGAGTTCGTGCTGCCCGGCGGCGGCTCACAGGTCGTGCGGGTCGGCCTGCGCAAGAAGCCCGGCGCGCAGGAACTCACCTTCCGCCTGATCGTGCAGCAGCAGCCGTACGGACAGAGCGTTCCCCAGAGCGTCGTGAACGCCGACGGGATCGACATCAAGCTCGACATGCCCACGAATTACTCTCTGCCGGTGTACATCGCGCCGCCCGGCACGGCCCCCCGCATGACCTACGACGTGCAGGCCGCCTCCGGCGCCCTGACCCTGCGCCTGGAAAACGCCGGCACCCGCCACGAGACATTCAACGCCCTGACCGCGCGGCGCGGCGACCTCAGCGTGAATGTTCCGTCGTTCGCGATGTTGGGTGGTGCCCGCCAGTCCGTACGCCTGGAGGGGCTGGAGAAAGCCAGCGGTCCCCTGACCCTCCTGTTCATGAATGCTGAAGGTAAAGCGAGCCGTGTCACGCTTCCACTTCCCTGA
- a CDS encoding VWA domain-containing protein, producing MTALQAGQRVPLADLNLDPAALDVQVHCTLTGTDVTAFGLQDGRLADDRYMVFYNQPASPEGALRLTGQGERTAFTLNLNSLPASVTEVVLAATHDTQPVAQAGTLAVTVGGAGAGGATFDVKPHLRAEKAVMLVRLYRHGGAWRLATVAQGFDGGLDALVRHFGGEVAADSPAPIPPAPAAPVNLRKERQRVLLEKAAVTQPHLVNLIKTANVSLEKRGLGEALYRVNLVLDISGSMSREYRSGAVQDLAERALALAARLDDDGQVDVYLFGIKAHRAGSLSLDNARGFVDRLNVKLEAGTHYSPVMQFVREDARAAGHDLPTLVLFITDGGSSNRDAVIRQMTDSSREPIFWKFMGIDQGGVNFDFLEKLDDLRGRTVDNADFFSVPAPITTPDPQLFDLLVNELDSWQRAARTAGILR from the coding sequence ATGACGGCCCTACAGGCAGGGCAGCGCGTGCCCCTGGCAGACCTGAACCTGGACCCGGCGGCGCTGGACGTGCAGGTTCACTGCACGCTGACCGGCACCGACGTGACCGCCTTCGGCCTTCAGGACGGGCGACTGGCCGACGACCGTTACATGGTCTTCTACAACCAGCCCGCCAGCCCCGAGGGTGCGCTGCGCCTGACCGGGCAGGGGGAACGTACCGCCTTCACGCTGAACCTGAACTCCCTGCCCGCCAGTGTCACCGAGGTCGTGCTGGCCGCCACACACGACACTCAACCGGTGGCGCAGGCGGGCACGCTGGCCGTCACGGTGGGTGGTGCGGGAGCCGGTGGCGCGACCTTCGACGTGAAACCGCACCTGCGCGCCGAGAAGGCCGTCATGCTGGTGCGCCTGTACCGGCACGGCGGCGCGTGGAGGCTGGCGACGGTCGCGCAGGGCTTCGACGGTGGCCTGGACGCCCTGGTCCGGCATTTCGGTGGCGAGGTGGCCGCCGACAGCCCCGCCCCGATCCCGCCCGCACCCGCCGCGCCCGTGAATCTCCGCAAGGAGCGTCAGCGGGTGCTGCTGGAAAAAGCGGCGGTCACGCAGCCGCACCTGGTCAACCTGATCAAGACCGCGAACGTCAGCCTGGAAAAACGCGGGCTGGGCGAGGCGCTGTACCGCGTGAACCTCGTGCTGGACATCAGCGGCAGCATGAGCCGCGAGTACCGCAGCGGGGCCGTGCAGGACCTCGCCGAACGCGCCCTGGCCCTCGCCGCCCGCCTCGACGACGACGGGCAGGTGGACGTGTACCTGTTCGGCATCAAGGCCCACCGCGCCGGGAGCCTCTCACTGGACAACGCGCGCGGCTTCGTGGACCGCCTGAACGTGAAACTGGAGGCCGGCACGCACTACAGTCCGGTCATGCAGTTCGTCCGCGAGGACGCCCGCGCCGCCGGGCACGACCTGCCCACGCTGGTGCTGTTCATCACGGACGGCGGCAGCAGCAACCGCGACGCCGTGATCCGCCAGATGACCGACTCGTCCCGCGAACCGATCTTCTGGAAGTTCATGGGGATCGACCAGGGCGGCGTGAACTTCGACTTCCTGGAGAAACTCGACGACCTGCGCGGCCGTACGGTCGACAACGCCGACTTCTTCAGCGTCCCGGCGCCCATCACCACCCCCGACCCTCAGCTGTTCGACCTGCTGGTGAATGAACTCGACAGCTGGCAGCGGGCCGCCCGCACCGCCGGCATCCTGCGCTGA
- a CDS encoding TerD family protein, with the protein MPISLQKGQQISLAKEAGPSLQTVRMGLGWDAIKKKGFLGFGGGSVDVDLDANALMFDGSGQLVDAVWFRQLQSKDGSVRHSGDNRTGAGDGDDETITVDLTRVPASVQTVVFSVNNYTGQNFSQVDNAYCRLVNTQGDQEIARFNLSVQGDHTAMILASLKRNGNDWTMTAIGTPSRGRTYTDNLPDIRPHL; encoded by the coding sequence ATGCCCATCTCACTGCAAAAAGGCCAGCAGATCAGCCTCGCCAAGGAAGCCGGACCCAGCCTCCAGACCGTCCGCATGGGTCTGGGCTGGGACGCCATCAAGAAGAAGGGCTTCCTGGGCTTCGGCGGCGGCAGCGTCGACGTGGACCTCGACGCGAACGCCCTGATGTTCGACGGGTCCGGCCAGCTGGTCGACGCCGTGTGGTTCCGCCAGTTGCAGAGCAAGGACGGCAGCGTCCGCCACAGCGGCGACAACCGCACCGGCGCTGGTGACGGCGACGACGAGACCATCACCGTGGATCTGACCCGCGTGCCTGCCAGCGTGCAGACCGTGGTGTTCAGCGTCAACAACTACACTGGCCAGAACTTCAGTCAGGTCGACAACGCCTACTGCCGCCTCGTGAACACCCAGGGCGACCAGGAAATCGCGCGCTTCAACCTCAGCGTGCAGGGCGACCACACCGCCATGATCCTCGCCAGCCTCAAGCGCAACGGCAACGACTGGACCATGACCGCCATCGGCACCCCCTCGCGCGGGCGCACGTACACCGACAACCTGCCCGACATCCGCCCCCACCTGTAA
- a CDS encoding TerD family protein: MALSLQKGGNISLSKQDANLQRILVGLGWDPRNTDGQAFDLDASAFLLTAGGRVRGDHDFIFYNQLRSAEGSVEHTGDNRTGVGDGDDESVRVDLTKVPAEIEKIAVAVTIDQADARRQNFGQVGGAFIRILNEDNGQELTRYDLGEDFSTETAVIFGEIYRHGGEWKFRAVGQGFAGGLGPMARNYGVNV; encoded by the coding sequence ATGGCTCTTTCCCTTCAGAAAGGCGGCAACATCTCCCTGAGCAAGCAGGACGCCAACCTGCAACGCATTCTCGTGGGCCTCGGCTGGGACCCGCGCAACACCGACGGACAGGCCTTCGACCTGGATGCCAGCGCCTTCCTGCTGACCGCCGGCGGGCGCGTGCGCGGCGACCACGACTTCATCTTCTACAACCAGCTGCGCAGCGCCGAGGGCAGCGTCGAGCACACCGGCGACAACCGCACGGGCGTCGGCGACGGTGACGACGAGAGCGTCCGCGTGGACCTCACCAAAGTCCCGGCCGAGATCGAGAAGATCGCCGTGGCCGTCACCATCGACCAGGCCGACGCGCGCCGCCAGAACTTCGGGCAGGTGGGCGGCGCGTTCATCCGCATCCTGAACGAGGACAACGGCCAGGAACTCACCCGCTACGACCTCGGCGAGGACTTCAGCACCGAGACCGCCGTCATCTTCGGCGAGATCTACCGCCACGGCGGCGAATGGAAATTCCGCGCGGTCGGTCAGGGCTTCGCCGGCGGCCTGGGCCCGATGGCCCGCAACTACGGCGTGAACGTCTGA